The following is a genomic window from bacterium.
GCACTCGGGCCGGGCTCATTCACCGGCCTTCGCATCGGCGTCTCCACCGGGAAGGGAATCGCGCAGGGACTGGGGCGGCCGCTCCACGGCATCTCCTCGATGGAGGCCATGGCGCGCGGGGCGCTCGATCTCCTCATGGAAGCGGGCAGGGCTCTTCCACGATGGCTGCTCCCCTACCGGGATGCCCGGCACGGGGAGGTGTTCACCGCCTTGTTCGGTCCCATCCGAAGCGGGGCGTGCCCGCGTGAGATGGACGACGCCGTCCGGGCGCCGGAGGATTTTC
Proteins encoded in this region:
- the tsaB gene encoding tRNA (adenosine(37)-N6)-threonylcarbamoyltransferase complex dimerization subunit type 1 TsaB: ALGPGSFTGLRIGVSTGKGIAQGLGRPLHGISSMEAMARGALDLLMEAGRALPRWLLPYRDARHGEVFTALFGPIRSGACPREMDDAVRAPEDFPLPAEGEILFLSGEEEAVIMEKFPAPTGRTAHMVMGPAPGAVAKLVWEAISRGAPGAAPEMGPSYLRRPRAETEWEKK